CCAGGCGGCACTGCTGCCCGGGCATTCGGAGGACACCGTTTATAAGCTCCACCTGCTGGGCTTCCGCAACGGCAAGTTTTTCCCGTCAACTGGCAACTCCAGCCAGCTGGCCGACGGCGGGAAACGGAGGAATGTGGCCACTCCGGTCATCATGGCAAAGATAGGCAAGTGGGATTGTGTTGGGGCTGGGGTTGATTTTGGACTGATCCATTTTCTTTATTGTTAACTTTGCTACGAGTGCGTGGCGATTCAATGACAAGAGAAAAATGCAGGTCCCGGGGTGACTCATTTAAAGTGCGTTTGGTCTCTACTCGGATCCAGATGGCATTTCCGTGCATATGCTGCGGACGCCCGTCAACATCACCCTGCGGCGCTTCGCCCGCGGCTCCGACGCCGTGTCCGCCTGCTGGAACTTCAGCCTGGTGGGCGGTCAGGGCGGCTGGCAGAGCGACGGCTGCCGCATCCTGGGTCACCACGATAACTTCACCACCATATCCTGCAACTCGCTCGGCAACTACGGACTGCTCATGGTAGGCGGCGCGCTTGTACTCCTCTCTGAACTTTGTCGAACTTTTGAGTCAGTTAGACAAGCTGAAATTCAAAGCCTGAACCTTAGAACTGTGAAGTAGACCTGCCAAATACCCCGTCTATAGATTAATACAGAGTTATGATATTTCAGCAGAAATGTCCAACGACAAAATGTGGTTGCTTCATATTTTGTCAtaatttaccgtattggcccaaatataagagggagtttttttgcattgaaataagactgaaaaagttggTGTTatcttatattcagggtctagacattatacccattcacgacgctagatggcgtcagatatcattgaagcgaatgccaAACTTGACTcttcaggccaaagtgaactccTGCCACgtagtataaaaataaaaataagatggTAAGAAttaaaatagaagaaaataatagacgagataacagaaaatggagaaacgtagcgacaatctggagaaaagtggatggaagatcggccaggttaaccggcagctgaggagaagttataatgtaatttacatttcaaaaaccagaagccattatttacgaatgtgattgcactttagatttgaatgaggcaaaataacatgctctttctctcaaatatattgttgtaatcatttgtttcagatgcactataattattttctgcataaaaattaatttggtgttcaaaaagtcatttttcaaacttgagtcttgaaaaagagggggtcgtcttataatcagggccgtcctATATTCGGGGCAATACGGTAATACCATTGGTCAGtcttactattttattttgaaaaattatgaaCCAGTCAAAAGTGTAAAAATAGCTTGGACGTTTACAATACAATGTTTAAGAACTCAAtcagtcagctttttttttttcctgtaaattCATCATCCAATTCttctcagcattcactttcTTCAGACCAAAAAATAGATACATCAAAGGCAAAATACTTGCACAAaggaaagggcaaaaaaaacctcaaaatgcAAGTTAAGTCGAAAACTTTTACCGCGACATATTCAAGTGAACTGATGGTGGCCGGAAATCCAAGTTTTGCTCCCGACCAAAATAAGCTTAGCAGTCTTGTCCATTGCAGGACCTCAGCAGCATGGACTATTTCAGCCCCACCATTGAGCCGCTGCATCCCGTCATCTACGCCACCAGCATCGTGCTCCTCTTCTGCCTTCTGACCATCATCGTCAGTTACATCTCCCACCACAAGTGAGCGCTTCGCTCGCCCgattcctcccaccttccacaTCCGCCGTTCCGCTAACGCCCCGGTGTCGCTGCCGCTTCAAGGTCGGCGCGCGTCAGCCGCAAGTCTTGGCACATGCTGGTCAACCTCTGCTTCCACGTCTCGCTCACGTGCGCCGTGTTTGTGGGCGGCATCAATCAGACGCGCTACGCCAGCGTCTGCCAGGCGGTAAGACCCCACTTTGCGTTTCCACTCTAGTTCGTCTTGGTGACAGCTGGGTTTTTGACCCTCCGCCCCCAGGTGGGCATTTTACTGCACTACTCCACATTGGCGACCGCCCTCTGGGTCGGCGTGACGGCACGCAATATTTACAAGCAGGTGACGCGCAAAGCCAAGCGCTACGAGGAGCCGGATGAGCCGCCCCCACCGCCTCGCCCGATGCTCAGGTACATGCGTCAAGCCACGTCTTCTTGATTTCTGCTCGGAAGCTGGAACTTTCTCTTGGTGTTTCCCAAAGGTTCTACTTAATCGGCGGAGGCATACCCACTATTGTTTGTGGCATTACGGCGGCGGCGAACATCAAGAATTACGGCAGCCAAATCAATGCTCCATAGTAAGTAGAATGTGTGAATTGGTGCTTTGGCGCATTAGTCGACTGTCAGAGATCATGTGAATTGTGACTTACTCTTTGTTCGGCAATCTATACCAGTGACATTTAGTGATacgcagaacaattaaatgctctccGAGCAAGTGATAGAAGCGACAATGAAACTGTTTTCACCTGTTGGCATTCATACGAGACAAGCAACGAAACTATGTACATTTGGAGCTAAATTTAGACGAGATCGTCCTGATTTCAGTGTATGCATACGTTAAAgtagtggtgtcaaacatgggGCCTGCGGGCTGGAACTGGCCCCAAGGAGGATCGATCAGGCCCAcatgatcatttaaaagtgataaCATGCATTAAAGACAAGGATTGAATATTTTTCAttaggtgcaattcatggagtatcctctaggggacacactgttttattAAGagtaaaaaacaacatagttttgatcagagaagaaggcaACTGcagtcactgagacagacacaACACCGCAGGCGCTATAAAGGACATGTGAATagtttctttacacatttaatagcaatcTCCTAAATTTCTAAGgcgtaggcagggattaaatttagattttatatgcacatgtgtaaatggttaaaaattcctttctttataaatcttgtttaatcttgaagtgcattactatatttttcaatcataacttgtgaaagttttgtgcctttggacaatcagtgggatcagttgcaatgcatatgtgtgaataataaaagtaaattgcaacaTTTATCTAAGGAAatataaggtgcttcatgaaatgttttctcaaagatatgttcattacatttcaacattttcctaatgttcttgtgcttctttaaacCAGAGCAAAAGGATATTTTGGTTATGTATATcggagtatggtataattttaatggtccggcccacttgacatcgacagaggccgtatgtggcccacaatacgaaatgagtttgacacccctgcgtgTCAAAAGAGTCCAAAAATGACACTCCAGATCAAATTCCAGCATAAAAGAAGAATGAACgtaaataaaatgattgaaGTCCATCCTGTGCCAATGAGATGACGGaggaactttttgtttttccagctgCTGGATGGCGTGGGAGCCGAGCATCGGCGCTTTCTACGGCCCGGCGGGTTTCATCGTCTTCGTGGACTGCATGTACTTCCTCAGCATCCTGCTCCAGCTGCGGCGCCACCCCGAGCGCCGCTACGAGTTCAAAGAGCTGGCCGACGAGCGGCAGCACCTGGCCGGCGAGGCCGCGGCGGACGGGCCTCGCCGCCCCCTCACGCCGGGGGCCGTTCCGCGGGCCGCTCCCATGGCGGTGCTGGAGAACGAGCACACTTTCGGCGCGCAGCTTACGGGGGCGGCGGTGGCGCTGGGGTTGTACGGCAGCCTGTGGGTGTTTGGCGCCACGGCCGTGTCGCAGGACCACCCTTTCGATTTGGCGTTCGCCTGCCTGTTCGGCGTGGTGGCGCTGGCCCTCGCCGCATTCATGGTGACGCACCATTGCGTCAACAGGCAGGACATGAGGCGCTTCTGGTCGCAGGCCTGTTGCTCCACCCGACGCAACTACTCCGCACAGGAGGACGCACTGCTGCCGCAACCCGGCGTCGCCGCGGCGTCCGCGGCCGGCTCGGCCAAGACGGACGCCGAGTCCAATAAGGGCGCCCGCAGCAGCAGCGCCGACTCCTCCTACACGAACAAGAGCGCGCCCAGCGTACGCAACTCTGCGCACGGCAGCAAGCTGACCAATCTGCACGCAGAGGCCGCCCAGTGcaagcccgccgccgccgccagcgcCGCCGTCCCGGTGATGACCGTTTTGGACAACAGCCTGACAGAGCATTCGGTGGACAACGAAATCAAAATGCATGTGGCGCCGGTGGACGTGCAGTTTCGTCCCCTGGACAACAATCCGGCCGGCAACAGGCCCCACAAGAACCGATCTCGCGCTCACCGGGCCAGCCGCCTGACGGTGCTGCGGGAGTACGCCTACGACGTGCCCACGAGCGTGGACGGCAGCGTCCAGAGCGCCCCCAGCAGGCGGCACCACTATTATGACATGGCGGCGCGCAACAGCCGCCGCGCCGCCTACATGGCTTACAGGGAACGCCACCGGAGCCAGCTGCAGCACGACAGCAGCGACAGCGCCAGCTTACCGCGACGCTCTCGCAAGGTAGGCGAGGAGACCGAGGCCGGGGCGGCGCCCGCTGGTTCCAGagactccgccgccgagccgttCTGCAGCGGCGAACTGGAAACCAAATCTTACGGCCTCAACCTCATCACACCAAATGGAAGTGCGCACAAAGAAAATGGGCAAGTGGTTCCACTAATAAGTACGGGCGAGAGCGCCCCCTGTATCAAAACTGGCTTGTGGAAACATGAAACTACCGTGTAGCGACACGTTCCGACCTGAAGACACTTTTTACTGTGAAAGGCTATTTTCTTgtagattttctttttgttttttttgtattgttcacAATTTATGGTATTGTTTGAAAGAAGTGGCCGTGTTGGTACCGCTCATCTGCTTTTTAtaaatgttctatttttatAAAAGACACAATGTCGCCTTTGTGTTCATAACAGCAACATCAGCAGCAGTAATAAAAGGTACCAAATATAAAACTCTCGTGTTGTGACACTTCCATcggtatttatgtttttttttagtacagtactgtacatagtACTGTACTGTTGGGATCGTAATCGACGCCCACTGTGGTGGTGAAATAGTCAGACACAGCCGGTTTAGAATAACAACTCGATCGCCTTTCTGATCAGAGGCTTTTCAAACATGCTCACGAGGGCAGTTGATTCCCTAAAAAGGAAGACTTGGGTTTGGTTGGAGCACAAAACAGCAATTAAGtgagtttttttctgaaaataaaagtaactgTCCAACCTTCCACCCAAAATCTGCACACTTGCACAGGAGCAGCCGTCAGTTACAGCTCACGCCCACAAACTCATTGCACACTAGCCGGACCGCACATGCCATGCCTTGCCTCcaagccccgcctcttaaaggcaaaTAACAAACTGTTTCTATAATACAGTATTTTCTCTACATTTTATGCTTTtgtcagaacatttaaaatgtgtgtttgaatGTCAGGTGTGGTAGAATTATGTCAGAACCCCACAACtgcattttatgattttttttttttgtacgagaTGTGACATCATTACAAAAGAAGCCATAATTGCCAGTTGGTGATTTGGGCAATGGGATCTTTTTCTGCTCTGCAGCCGCAGTCCTGGGTTCAAAGGTGGAGCCGGAGACAAGAATTTCTATTGTTGACACGGATGTTGCAAGCTGCTAATTGGATTCTCTCGCTGAACTTCAGAGCCCTCAACCCCTTCGCCTCGTGGTGATACGAGGTGTTTTAATTGCGTCCCTGgtcccgggagggggggggggggatccccaTCAGAGGGGCTCTTTTTGGTGGTGCGCATGCCCAAATTACACCACATTGGTTGTATATGAAAGCTGACTTGACAGGTTGGAACACATCGAGCGGACGTCCTTGCTTGACCTCTACCGTCTAGAAGCTTGAGTCgaattcatcatcatcaaatccccaaaacgtttcattttaaattagtACCATGTAGTACTGTACAATAAAACTTGAAACTAGAATGCTCATGCGCAAACCGTTTAcaattagaagtaccaagaactaaactgtggctcagaggggatcgagccttttctgttgctggtctctctctctggaatgacctcccactgaacattcggcaagcctcctcgctgcccatctttaaagccctcctcaagactcacttgtattctttggcattcgactcagcgtgacttagatttgttcttggttttattgtttggtgctttctaccgcctttattaccgatttgtcttactgtttattgcgcatgttaaattgctccatgtacagcactttgtatgcagcgatggctgtttgaaagtgctcgagaaatactgttgacttgacgtctgtttatttatttatttatttttttaatcttgtacaCCAAGTTTCAACTGAGGTTTACGTAAAATTGAATCATGACGGTaggatcttttttttggaggggtgggggttccATCGTTTCGAGCGAGTgatgttaatgttcaaactgtgcataatgtCACAATGGCTCGCCATAAATTTGCACTTGGAAATGTTGCTATTAATGGAGCACATATTTGGCCGAGATTTATTGCCTTGTCAGCTTGGTTATGACAAATTCTAATCAGCAGTTTAAATTATGCAGAGGGCACTTAATTGATTGCTTGAAATCAGAGCAACACATGGGCACAAACTAAACTCTAGAGAAGACGGAATCGTGGTCCTCCTTAAAGACTGAAGTGATCGCTTTTGTGAAGATGATTAAAATCAGGTTGGTGGTATTTTTAGGAGACGAGTCAGCTTTGTTGTTAAAAATCTGCTCTCTTCAAAACAGCCCggaacaatgttttatttttagggcTCTATATTTGGCCTCCGTGTAAGTTGTGTTCAATAAGATATGAAAGAACACCTCTTACTATACTATCATtcgatcgacaacaacaaacGCGATGCTACAATAATGACTGCtgccattaaaataaatgttttgatttcGAAAAATGAGATGATTCCATTTTGTCCCAGTTGCTGTCTTTAATTAGTCGTTATCAGTGGTGTAGTGGGGATTTTTTAAGTTACAACACCAGTTGAAGTAACGTTAAATTTAACGTTTTACGactccaaaataatcacaggccaACGTTATTAAGCATAACTCGCATTAGAAGAATGATCAACAAATATTTCAATAACCCGTAGACAGCGTGACTGACCCCCGCGTACCACGCCCACTACACACCTGGTCGTGATTGACGTCTTGAGCGGACTCAACGGGCTCGCTCTCGTGAAGCTCGCGCCCGCCAACGTGCACGCGCGCAAAGCCGTCCAACGACTCGACCAGAAGCGACTGGTTACTGCCTCCTGGGTCTTCGTGTAACTCTCTGTGAACTGTGGAGTGTTTGTTTAGCTCTCCACGACATGGACACAAGACGAAGAGTGTTGACCATTTCCGCCCGCGTGGATGCTGCCCTCTCGTCCGTTGGTAGGACTACCCTGACTTGTCCAAttctgcgtgcgcgtgcgcggtaCTTGCATGATCTCATGGTTTTCTTGAAAAAGAGCAGCTTTAACTTGCCATCGAGTTTATCGGTGTTGCCAATGGCGAGTAGCAAATTTCCACTTGAATTCACGTTTCCTCTCGACCGCCAAATAATTCGGCGTGTAAAAAAATACTTGCTATGTGACGTGTTTTACGCTCGCCCTCTAAAAAAAAGCAGTAAATCCGTATTACATTGACAAGAGAAATTGCTTTGAATCGCCCTTTTTTATTGCTGTGTTTGGATGTCTGTCAGCTGCTGCAACTTTTGCCTTCTTTTTTGACTCTTGACAGAGAAGCTGTCGTATTATGATGTTGAAAAGCtcgtgtcttttatttttcattttatttttttattgggcCCCTCTCATCAATTGAGTACAAATAAGCGATTCCGTTCTGGGGGCTAGTCACAAGATTTTGTTaaacattaataaataatatttcaaaGAAACGTTTATTTTGAACATGGAAACCAAAACATAGTAGTTAGTGAATTACAGAAGCCAGAAGTCCTGACTTCAAGCCCCTCTCCATGTTCTGCTCATTTCTATTTGTATTCTCCTTCCACGATTATACTGTAATGATAACAACCAAAGATAGCCAGACAAATACgaaatgatgtaaaaaaaataatgcattgcAGAATTaaattcagtgattttttttaagtcacagcCAAACTTCCCTTTGACGTTTCCCCTCTTTCTCTCTGAACAAATTTGAGCTAAAGAACAACTTTCATGCTATATGATTTTTGCTGTTTGGCATTTTTTGTCGGCGAATTGGACTTCAATATTTAATATTGAAATGTTTGCCTTTGAGAAtttgttgtcttcttttttttcccccatcaagTGAACTGATGGAATTTTCTTTCTTATTGTGTTGGACTCAGGCAGGACCAAGCTGACTTGACGGATGTGTgagctttttttgtcttttgggcagctttttgtttgtttgttccctTCGGTGGGTGGGTGTGGCATGGCGGGGGACCTGCTTAGACCATCTGCCTTGGGACTTGGGCCAGGAGAAGCTAGTTGGTCGGTCGGTCGGGGAGGAAAGTTGTTTCTGCACACAATGAAGGGAAAGATGCCATAAGATCGTGGAAGCCTCAGTTTAGAAAGCAAATATCTTGGCCTCCTAAGTACACACAAATTAACCGGTACAGAATGCCCAACTGTCATACATGTTACTTTTAGTCTGGGAACGGCAAATAAAATGGCGTATagatcagtgattctcaaagtgtggtacgcaggctccctctagtgcaggggtcgggaacacaaaatgttgaaagagccataaaggacagcccccccccccccaaaaaaaaacaaacaaatatgtctggagccgcaaacaaataaaagccttctataaaacttacaatgaaggaaacgcaTGCTGTAtgaatgtaggagactggactgactcagaattgtttgttattcattctttgttgtgtgttcacaaacgcccccatagaatgtattttgtaatttcctcgcctgatttttttgtttttgttttggtgcattatattatatatacgcttttcttagtgtcagtgaagtgatcattcatttccgtttttctgaggctgtctttgaacgcctctcgagtggtcGGAcagagacgtgtctgtgtttgtcgagactgttagaagcataaataaagtgtacgtttttaaaaaaccaacaccacagctctcctttttcggagctgcaacgtgtatctatatctatttgagctatattagcctactatcaaaatctttctacattttcaaacatttttttataaagctccagggagccacgagatgtcgctaaagagccgcatgcggctctggaacCGCGTGTTGCTGTCCCCCGCTCTAGTGGCATGCAATAGTCCAGTTCAGTTGtaccggtatgtttttttttcgggggtacTTGGTGTCAATAGGTTTGAGAACCACGGTTGTAATATATACTTACAGTGTCCACAAATAACTTGAAATGTCCGAAATTAACGCGTTTATTACAtacattgttattatttttgaatCAATGACGATACCGTGCACTCGCAGCATCCGGCTTGTTGTTCTTCGCTGCTGCATTGCGGCGGCTTTACTCCACAGGGCCACTTCCCTGGTGCCTTGGCTAATTTTGGCCAGTGAGTTGGA
This window of the Hippocampus zosterae strain Florida chromosome 1, ASM2543408v3, whole genome shotgun sequence genome carries:
- the adgra3 gene encoding adhesion G protein-coupled receptor A3 — protein: MDDGAGLQPNKLQATVTCPVGKMRAYLIQFVTLLLCIGGCRAAPDASACKYDEHSKSTGKSPSSDRKVVCSNMEFRQMLPSHSFPNRTVTLILNNNKIQELKNGSFLGLTMLEKLDLRNNQISRIEPGAFLGLPALKRLELSNNSIGCLNADVFRGLTSLIRLNLSGNLFSSLAQGTFDSLVSLKSLDFQTPYLLCDCNLLWLLRWLRDRNVAAKTTKCSYPQSLQGQLITAVKPELLTCDAPLELPSFQLTPSQRQVVFQGDSLPFQCQASFVAEDMQVLWYQNGRMVTADAAQGIYIEKHMVHNCSLIASALTISNIQPGFTGNWECRVRTSRGNTTRTVHIVVLESSAKYCAPERISNNKGDFRWPRTLAGIRAFLPCNRLTSSAGSYSGGSGDEQRAWRDCNRNGLWAEDDYSRCQFQKDVTRFLYVINQMPLNESNVVPRARRLLVYTIDAANFSDKMDIIFVAEMIEKFAKFVDKFKDLGEVMVSMASNLMLADERVLWMAQREATACSRIIACLQKIAAHRLASAQAFSLTSPNIALEAHSVKANEWNGMTCMLFQRPSPERTHGQDRQLTFKCNTTGSFSSVLLKSTTVEASLQLPQSLFSQAALLPGHSEDTVYKLHLLGFRNGKFFPSTGNSSQLADGGKRRNVATPVIMAKIDGISVHMLRTPVNITLRRFARGSDAVSACWNFSLVGGQGGWQSDGCRILGHHDNFTTISCNSLGNYGLLMDLSSMDYFSPTIEPLHPVIYATSIVLLFCLLTIIVSYISHHKSARVSRKSWHMLVNLCFHVSLTCAVFVGGINQTRYASVCQAVGILLHYSTLATALWVGVTARNIYKQVTRKAKRYEEPDEPPPPPRPMLRFYLIGGGIPTIVCGITAAANIKNYGSQINAPYCWMAWEPSIGAFYGPAGFIVFVDCMYFLSILLQLRRHPERRYEFKELADERQHLAGEAAADGPRRPLTPGAVPRAAPMAVLENEHTFGAQLTGAAVALGLYGSLWVFGATAVSQDHPFDLAFACLFGVVALALAAFMVTHHCVNRQDMRRFWSQACCSTRRNYSAQEDALLPQPGVAAASAAGSAKTDAESNKGARSSSADSSYTNKSAPSVRNSAHGSKLTNLHAEAAQCKPAAAASAAVPVMTVLDNSLTEHSVDNEIKMHVAPVDVQFRPLDNNPAGNRPHKNRSRAHRASRLTVLREYAYDVPTSVDGSVQSAPSRRHHYYDMAARNSRRAAYMAYRERHRSQLQHDSSDSASLPRRSRKVGEETEAGAAPAGSRDSAAEPFCSGELETKSYGLNLITPNGSAHKENGQVVPLISTGESAPCIKTGLWKHETTV